The following DNA comes from Candidatus Neomarinimicrobiota bacterium.
GATCTATATTGCCTATAGTTAAAATTGGGATTATCAAAAGATATATCGGTATTACCATCTGTATCAATATCAATATTATAAACCTCATTTTCCTCATCGTAGTTTATTTGCGAAGGTGAGTAGGTGTAAAATCTTTTATCAAACTTATCAGCTCTTGGGTTGTTTACCTCTTTAAATTCTGAGTATTTTCCAGTAGCTATGAATGGTTCACAGTAAAATTGAAGAGAAAGATTTGGAGTGAGGGTATAATCCAATCGCATTTGGCATGAGATAACTTTTTGTTCTATTTTAGAAAATACGTAGTGATTTTTATTATCTACTTCAAAGCAATCTACCCACATCCAATTATTAACAGCGATTCTATAGGATGGTTCAATGGAAATTCTCATGTTTTGATGCGGACGAAGTGTCAAGTGAGGATTTATCCACCTGCTATAGGAATTATCTTTACTCTTTGATTGCCCGAGGAAAACGTTCCCTGCTATATTTTTTCTGTAATCAGATTTAATACCAAACCAGAAGTTATGACTTCTTGGATATTTAATAGAAGGACCTCCTCTTAATGCATTTGTTGAAATACCACTTAATTCAATGTTATAACCTGTGTGTAGTTCCCAGTAGTTTTTGAACTCAATATGAAAATTGACATTGCCTCCATTACCAAGATTAATTTTTTCAAAATTGAAAGCTGACCATTGGTTGAAATTAATCTGGTATTCTCTATAGAAATATTTTGGATTTGTTTGAACAAATGCCACCCATGTAAAATGGATAATTTGGTCAACCTGTTGCATATATCCGAGGTCATTTATCTCAAAACCTGGACTGGAGGTGACAAGACCTGAGGCAAATCTAAAATGTCCTCCTGCTATTTTACCAAAAGCTATTTTATTAGCATATCCTGTAAGGAATGTTCTATTGGAATCAAGATTTACATGTTTTGCATCCGGTCTTTGAAAGTACCTTGCCGAACTTTGCTGGGTCTCTATCATAGCTTCATTTGAGCCATGGACATATGAATATGCCAGTGCAAAGTCAATCATGTAATTTCTATTCCAGAATAAGTTGGTGAAATCAAATCCCATAGTTAGAGCTCTGTCTCGTAAAAAATTAAGTGCAGGATCATCAATCTTTCGGTATGTATAAGTTAAAATTCCCCCGAGAGTTGTATTTCCATTTCTAAAGTCCTTTTGAAGTCTTGCAACTGTATAATTCGTCATCGGTTCAACAACCTCTTTCTCTTTTCTACCTGATTTATATCTTATATACGCGTATTCACGGTCAGTTTGTGCATTGAGTATTCCAATTGATATTCCATTATTTGTTTTACCGGTGACTTTACTTGCGAAAAGAATTGTTGTCCAGTCGGGTTGATTACAGTAGACAGTATCAGAGCTTATGTCGGATTCTACATCTCGCTGAGGAGCTCGTCCTATTCTCCTTGAATAGAATAGGGAGTTTCGAGATAGATCTCCGTCGCCAATGCCAAGTGAGAAATTAAAAATATTTCTGCCTTCTATAAAAAATGGTCTTTTTTCAGGATAGAACGTTTCAAACGCCGTTAAGTTTAAAACACCTGGATCAGCCTCTACCTGACCAAAGTCAGGATTAACAGTCATATCCATAGTTAGATTATTTGTAATACCAATTTTTGCGTCTAATCCAAAGTTTCTTAAAATATCGTAATTGTTTTTATGTACTTCTGTCCTTAAAAGATTGGATAAGTTAATACCGCCAAGAGTATATGGGTATAGGTAAATTCTTTTTTGCCTTGGTATATCTGTGATTCCAATTAGGTTTCCATAGTGACTAACCCATCCAGTTTCATTTTTTGACCAATAAGTCCAATACTGTCTCTCATTCTTCCTGGCAATTTGTCTATAAACCTGTATACCCCACTGTCCTGTGTTATTATTAGAAAATCTCAACTCTTTCATAGGAATCTTGAATTCTACAAACCATCCGTTAGTATCAATTCTTGTATCACAAAACCATATAGGGTCCCAGCTCCGATCACTATTATTATCATCGAATCTAATCATATCCATTTTAACACCTATAGGATTTATCCGGAATTCGAAAGCTGTCCTGTTGTCATTGTAGCTGTCGATTGATACTGCGACCCAATCCGATGAAGAGTAAGAATCTCTTCGGGTAAGATATGCCTTTATTTTGTCTGGTTTCGAATCATAACAATAAACAAAGACATATAAAAATTTATTATCATAAGCTACCTGAAAATAAGTTGGTTCAGAACCAGGTTTCCCCTCCTCAGGTTCCCTTTGAATAAAACCTCCTGCTTTCTGTGCTCTTTGCCAGACAGGATCATCAGGTTTACCGTCAATTATTATTACTTCCCCAGGCATAAGCTTTTCTGCCTTTATTGTCTTTTCCGAGGGGAAAAGCTCAGAATAAACTATTGTTAAAAAAAGTAACCAGATAATTTCAAGTTTTCTTATCATTATATATAACCTCTTTTGTTTTCAATTTTCGTAAATGGGACTAAATAAAGTGGTCAAAAGTTGCCCGTGTAATTTAATAAATAATTTCTTTCTATTTCTTTTTCTTGTGATTTAATATTAACTGTTATATTTTAAAAGTTATTTTATTGAAAAAAGTGATTTTATGCTATTGATTATATATCTAATCCTTTTAATAATACTAATTTCAATATATTTAAACTTAAAATATCCAGCCATTTCATGGGATTTAAAAAATATTGATAAGAGAGATTTAATTTTCCCTAATGATTTCCTGTGGGGTGTTGCAACATCTGCACATCAGGTAGAAGGTAATTGTACGAGCAATGATTGGTTTCTATGGGAAAATAGTATTGATGAGGAAGGTTGTCCAAGAGTAAGATTTGGACATAGATCAGGTTTATCATGCGATCACTGGAATAGATATAAGGAAGATATAAAGCTTATAAAAGAGCTTGGTTGTAATTCCTATAGATTTTCAATAGAATGGAGTAAGGTAGAACCAGAAAGAGGAATATGGTCTCGGGAGGCTTTGGATCATTATAAAGCTCTTTGTGAAGGACTTAGGGATTCAGAAATTAAACCTTTTGTGACATTACATCATTTTACAAATCCGATCTGGATCTGGGAGATAGGTGGTTTTGAGAATAGAGATACGGTGGATTACTTTATAGATTATGTTGCGAAGGTTGTGGATGAACTGAAAGAATATGTTGATTTCTGGATGACTTTTAATGAACCACTAGTTTATGTAATTATGGGCTGGATATATGGTAAATTTCCACCAGGGAAAAAGGATTTAATACTATCAGTCGAGGTATTAATGAATATTTTAGAGGCTCATTGTCTTGCATACAGGACTATTCACGAGCTGGATAATGTTGATAGTGATGGTGATGGAATAAACTGTAGCGTCGGTATAGCCAAAAGTGCTCAGATATTTGATCCATATCGTAGATGGTATTTACCCGATTGGATTGTGTTTTATTACTTGGATAATTTCTTTAATGAATCTTTTATCGAGTCATTATTAACGGGTGAATATAGATTACATATTCCATTTAAAGTAAATCTTAAGAAAAGTATTCCAGGTTTGAAATATTCATATGATTGGATAGGAATTAATTACTACACACGAATATTGTGCGGTTTTTCATTAAAGAGACAGTGGGGATTGTTGCTGGAAAATACAAAGAGTCTACCGATATCGGATATGAACTGGACAGTATATCCTCAGGGATTATATCGGACTCTTATAAAATATCGGAAACTCGGGGTACCTATTTTTATTACTGAAAATGGTATAGCAACGGAGAATAAAAATCTAAGGAGAGATTTTATTTTATATCATGTTGACGCTATGCATGAAGCACTTCTTGATGGAGTTGATATTAGAGGTTATTTTTATTGGTCATTGATGGATAATTTTGAATGGGCTGAGGGTTTTACTAAAAGATTTGGATTGTATCATGTGGATTTTAAAACTTTGAAGCGCAGGCTCAAAGAGGGTAGTAATATTTATAAAGAAATTATTCAATTAAATAGGCAAAAGGAGTTTTGTGAAAAGTAATACTCTGATTATCTTATTGTTAGATTTTTACCAAGTTGAATTTACTTACTAATTATAGGCGAGTGTTATACTTGGTTGATTTGATAAGTCGAAGATGCATTATCGTTGCTGATCTAATCCCTGATGGTTGTGCAATAGTGCTTAATATGAATATGGCCTATAATGAGAGAAACAGTCTTTACTCTGACGTGTAGATTCTGGTAATAAAAATTATTTAGCTGGCTAAAGGAGTATATAGGGTGTTAAGCGCAATGGCTCAATACAGAATGCAAAATGCAGAATGCAAATTGAAAAATGCCAAAATAGAAGCGATTTATCAGAACGGCTATTAGAGTTCGCAGCAAGTAGCATTAAATTGACAGTTAGACTTAAAAGGACTGCTGTGGGACGGTACATAGCAAATCAGCTAATGCGAGCTGCTTCGTCTTCTGGGGCAAATTATGAAGAGGCATGTGGAGCAGAAAGTAGAGCCGATTTTATAGATAAGATGCAACTCGTCTTGAAGGAATTACGAGAGTCTTTATATTGGCTGAAACTGGTGGAGAGAAGCGACTTAATTTCTGGCAATGAGCTACAACCATTATTGGCTGAATCAAACGAATTGATCAAAATTGTTGCAAAATCGGTAATCACTGCGAAAGGAGGGGGAAAATGACTTTGCAATTTGCACATTGCAATCTTCATTTTGCAATGTTGTATTCACGAAGGAAGGCCACAGCGTCGTATAGCTGGTATCGCTCATTGCAAAAATCAGAATGCAAATTGAAAAATGCAAAATCGTCTTTTGTCAGATTTGGCTTTTGTACTCAAAATGTATACGGAAATAAATTTGACTTTTGCACTTTGCGATCTTCATTTTGCAATTGCCATAAGGCTATCTTGCCCTTCGGGGAATCGCCTTCGGCGACTTCGTGAATACAAGACGGTAGCTTTTCCCAATTGATAAGATGTATAAAAGAAGTTATATATTGACGGAGAAAGAAAATCCAAAGAGTTCAAAGATTGATCTTATGAGTACAGAAGAAATTGTAAAATTGATGAATGAAGAGGATGGAACTGTTCATAAAGCAGTTAGAAGAGCTATTCCCGAGATTGTAAAAGCTGTTGATACTGTGTATAATACATTAAAGGCTGGTGGTTGGCTGTATTATGTGGGTGCGGGAACAAGTGGAAGGTTAGGAGTACTTGATGCGAGTGAATGTCCCCCCTACATTTTCTGTCTCCCGTGATATGGTCCAGGGAATTATTGTTGGTGGGTACAAAGCATTACGTATGTCAGTTGAGGGTGCTGAGGATAATCCCGAAGATGGTAAACGTGATTGCGTGAGAAAGGGGATCAATAAAAATGATGTTGTTATAGGTATTGCTACAGGGGAAACAACACCTTATGTGCATGGTGCTTTGGAGTATGCAAAATCAATAGGTTGTAAAACTATATTTCTTACAAGTACTCTAAGCAGAGATATAGAAATAAATGCAGATATCGTGATAGAGGTGCTTACATGTCCTGAGATCATTGCGGGTTCCACCAGATTAAAAGCGGGTACTGCAATAAAAATGGTTTTGAATATGATTAGTACAGCTACTAAAATAAAGCTTGGAAAGGTATACGGGAATTTGATGGTGGGCCTAAAGGCAGTTAATGAAAATCTGATTGATAGAGGTTGCAGGATTATATCAAAGGTAATAGGTTTATCCTATGAGGAAAGTAAAAAGTATTTATTTAAGGTTAATAAAAATGTTAAAGTCGCCCT
Coding sequences within:
- a CDS encoding carbohydrate binding family 9 domain-containing protein; this translates as MIRKLEIIWLLFLTIVYSELFPSEKTIKAEKLMPGEVIIIDGKPDDPVWQRAQKAGGFIQREPEEGKPGSEPTYFQVAYDNKFLYVFVYCYDSKPDKIKAYLTRRDSYSSSDWVAVSIDSYNDNRTAFEFRINPIGVKMDMIRFDDNNSDRSWDPIWFCDTRIDTNGWFVEFKIPMKELRFSNNNTGQWGIQVYRQIARKNERQYWTYWSKNETGWVSHYGNLIGITDIPRQKRIYLYPYTLGGINLSNLLRTEVHKNNYDILRNFGLDAKIGITNNLTMDMTVNPDFGQVEADPGVLNLTAFETFYPEKRPFFIEGRNIFNFSLGIGDGDLSRNSLFYSRRIGRAPQRDVESDISSDTVYCNQPDWTTILFASKVTGKTNNGISIGILNAQTDREYAYIRYKSGRKEKEVVEPMTNYTVARLQKDFRNGNTTLGGILTYTYRKIDDPALNFLRDRALTMGFDFTNLFWNRNYMIDFALAYSYVHGSNEAMIETQQSSARYFQRPDAKHVNLDSNRTFLTGYANKIAFGKIAGGHFRFASGLVTSSPGFEINDLGYMQQVDQIIHFTWVAFVQTNPKYFYREYQINFNQWSAFNFEKINLGNGGNVNFHIEFKNYWELHTGYNIELSGISTNALRGGPSIKYPRSHNFWFGIKSDYRKNIAGNVFLGQSKSKDNSYSRWINPHLTLRPHQNMRISIEPSYRIAVNNWMWVDCFEVDNKNHYVFSKIEQKVISCQMRLDYTLTPNLSLQFYCEPFIATGKYSEFKEVNNPRADKFDKRFYTYSPSQINYDEENEVYNIDIDTDGNTDISFDNPNFNYRQYRSNFVIRWEYSPGSLLYIVWSQNIDSYDSFGIFDFDRELKSLRKAAPFNTIMLKLSYLINF
- a CDS encoding four helix bundle protein, with the translated sequence MQIEKCQNRSDLSERLLEFAASSIKLTVRLKRTAVGRYIANQLMRAASSSGANYEEACGAESRADFIDKMQLVLKELRESLYWLKLVERSDLISGNELQPLLAESNELIKIVAKSVITAKGGGK
- a CDS encoding glycoside hydrolase family 1 protein; its protein translation is MLLIIYLILLIILISIYLNLKYPAISWDLKNIDKRDLIFPNDFLWGVATSAHQVEGNCTSNDWFLWENSIDEEGCPRVRFGHRSGLSCDHWNRYKEDIKLIKELGCNSYRFSIEWSKVEPERGIWSREALDHYKALCEGLRDSEIKPFVTLHHFTNPIWIWEIGGFENRDTVDYFIDYVAKVVDELKEYVDFWMTFNEPLVYVIMGWIYGKFPPGKKDLILSVEVLMNILEAHCLAYRTIHELDNVDSDGDGINCSVGIAKSAQIFDPYRRWYLPDWIVFYYLDNFFNESFIESLLTGEYRLHIPFKVNLKKSIPGLKYSYDWIGINYYTRILCGFSLKRQWGLLLENTKSLPISDMNWTVYPQGLYRTLIKYRKLGVPIFITENGIATENKNLRRDFILYHVDAMHEALLDGVDIRGYFYWSLMDNFEWAEGFTKRFGLYHVDFKTLKRRLKEGSNIYKEIIQLNRQKEFCEK